From one Streptomyces sp. CA-210063 genomic stretch:
- a CDS encoding toxin-antitoxin system, toxin component, PIN family protein: MSPEFFLDRNLGRRVAEGLRACGWTVHRIGDVFPDDGQDIPDEEWITHGLDRFWVPLSKDGRIKTRDLEIRPVLEREAVLFYLDNQQLRSAEMIGRLAMHQDAIHRAVEKGGPAAYAVRHDRIERTWP; the protein is encoded by the coding sequence TTGTCGCCTGAGTTCTTCCTCGACCGGAATCTCGGGCGCCGTGTGGCGGAGGGACTGAGAGCCTGCGGGTGGACGGTTCACCGCATCGGGGACGTCTTCCCGGACGACGGCCAGGACATCCCGGACGAGGAGTGGATCACGCACGGTCTCGACCGCTTCTGGGTTCCGCTGTCGAAGGACGGGCGGATCAAGACCCGGGACCTGGAGATCCGACCGGTCCTGGAACGCGAGGCTGTGCTGTTCTATCTGGACAACCAGCAGCTTCGAAGCGCCGAGATGATCGGTCGGCTCGCCATGCACCAGGACGCGATCCACCGGGCGGTCGAGAAGGGCGGTCCGGCGGCCTACGCCGTGCGGCACGATCGCATCGAACGCACCTGGCCGTGA
- a CDS encoding class I SAM-dependent methyltransferase has protein sequence MPAHHNIAAETELWDTFAASAFKDDAEPGFSWTQYAGHGPGPELLGDPRCVLEIGCGTGRALAYLAQRGIAARGVDLSPVMVKKTTTKWASTGAEFVCSEVLRYLSEEEAAYDAVYSIFGAAWFTDPSRLFPLVRQRLRPGGVFVFSQPPAIPGAYGPQGMYKGGFAGKAMFTYRYSYRPAVWERLLTRAGFLTADARILDAPHPGHIGTLLVRAVAP, from the coding sequence TTGCCTGCACATCACAACATCGCCGCCGAGACGGAGCTGTGGGACACCTTCGCCGCGTCCGCCTTCAAGGACGACGCAGAGCCTGGGTTCTCCTGGACCCAGTACGCCGGTCACGGCCCCGGCCCCGAACTGCTCGGCGACCCACGCTGCGTTCTGGAAATCGGCTGCGGCACCGGCCGCGCTCTCGCCTACCTGGCTCAGCGTGGCATCGCTGCTCGGGGCGTTGACCTGTCTCCGGTCATGGTCAAGAAGACCACCACGAAGTGGGCCAGTACCGGCGCGGAGTTCGTGTGCTCCGAGGTTCTGCGGTACCTGAGCGAGGAAGAGGCGGCGTACGACGCCGTCTACTCGATCTTCGGAGCCGCCTGGTTCACCGACCCGAGCCGCCTCTTCCCGCTCGTCCGCCAGCGGCTCAGGCCCGGGGGCGTCTTCGTCTTCTCGCAGCCGCCGGCCATCCCGGGCGCCTACGGGCCGCAGGGCATGTACAAGGGGGGCTTCGCGGGCAAGGCGATGTTCACCTACCGCTACAGCTACCGCCCGGCCGTGTGGGAGCGCCTGCTCACCCGGGCCGGGTTCCTCACGGCCGACGCCCGGATACTTGATGCCCCGCACCCTGGCCACATCGGTACGCTCCTCGTTCGCGCGGTGGCACCGTGA
- a CDS encoding DUF433 domain-containing protein, whose translation MVNRFTDGLLTPTETASYLQIPQSTLTSWLKGKAAGAPLVHQVEPVRKGQPSVPFIAVAEAHALRSLRSLGLRMSEIREAAAAVRDALDTPYGLVSKRIATDGVDIFIEHGWGDLRRARDGQVPIHEVVSDYLRYLTWEPGDDFPSSLRLRQYPDSVPVVIDPRFGHGLPVVAANRVTVQAITDLWEAGETVEDIAYDYDMTPEQVDALCQAVVHLVA comes from the coding sequence ATGGTCAACAGGTTCACGGACGGGCTTCTGACGCCCACGGAAACAGCCTCCTACCTTCAGATTCCCCAGTCGACCCTCACCTCGTGGCTGAAGGGCAAAGCCGCCGGAGCACCACTGGTCCACCAGGTGGAGCCGGTGCGGAAAGGGCAGCCTTCGGTGCCGTTCATCGCGGTGGCCGAGGCACACGCCCTGCGTTCCCTGCGTTCCCTGGGGCTCCGCATGAGCGAGATCAGGGAGGCGGCCGCCGCCGTACGGGACGCCCTCGACACTCCCTACGGCCTCGTCTCCAAGAGAATCGCCACGGACGGGGTGGACATCTTCATCGAGCACGGCTGGGGGGATCTCCGCAGAGCCCGCGACGGCCAGGTCCCCATCCACGAAGTGGTCTCCGACTATCTCCGCTACCTCACCTGGGAGCCGGGCGACGACTTCCCCTCCAGCCTGCGGCTGAGGCAGTACCCGGACTCCGTCCCCGTCGTGATCGACCCGAGGTTCGGCCACGGACTCCCTGTCGTGGCCGCGAACCGCGTCACGGTCCAGGCCATCACCGACCTGTGGGAGGCCGGGGAGACTGTCGAGGACATCGCGTACGACTACGACATGACGCCTGAGCAGGTGGACGCGCTCTGCCAGGCAGTAGTGCACCTTGTCGCCTGA
- a CDS encoding YbjN domain-containing protein, giving the protein MSIDPSSIPNFGGQPEPQPQGPAGPVVPDQDLVKQLLDQMELKYVVDDEGDLAAPWEEFRTYFMFRGEGDQQVFSVRTFYDRPHQIDEKPALLESIDDWNRRTLWPKVYSHTHDDGTVRLIGEAQLLIGTGVSLEHFVSSTVSWVRAAIEFDKWLVEQLGLAEDVDEAEKPEDDE; this is encoded by the coding sequence ATGTCCATCGACCCGTCCTCGATTCCGAACTTCGGGGGCCAGCCCGAGCCGCAGCCCCAAGGGCCGGCGGGCCCCGTCGTCCCGGATCAGGACCTCGTCAAGCAGCTCCTGGACCAGATGGAGCTGAAGTACGTCGTCGACGACGAGGGTGACCTCGCGGCGCCGTGGGAGGAATTCCGTACGTACTTCATGTTCCGTGGCGAGGGTGACCAGCAGGTCTTCTCGGTGCGCACGTTCTACGACCGCCCGCACCAGATCGACGAGAAGCCGGCCCTGCTGGAGAGCATCGACGACTGGAACCGCCGCACCCTGTGGCCCAAGGTCTACAGCCACACCCATGACGACGGCACGGTCCGTCTCATCGGCGAGGCCCAGCTGCTGATCGGCACCGGCGTCAGCCTGGAGCACTTCGTCTCGTCGACGGTCAGCTGGGTGCGGGCCGCCATCGAGTTCGACAAGTGGCTCGTCGAGCAGCTCGGCCTGGCCGAGGACGTGGACGAGGCCGAGAAGCCCGAGGACGACGAGTAG
- a CDS encoding DUF397 domain-containing protein produces MERISRPDLNGVGWRRSSYSNQAGDDCVEVADGFRAVVPVRDSKIPHGPALCFEAASWAAFIGELQAGHHNRP; encoded by the coding sequence GTGGAGCGAATCTCCCGTCCCGATCTCAACGGCGTCGGCTGGCGCAGGAGCAGCTACAGCAATCAGGCGGGGGACGACTGCGTGGAGGTGGCCGACGGTTTCCGGGCCGTCGTCCCGGTCCGTGACAGCAAGATCCCGCACGGCCCGGCGCTGTGCTTCGAAGCCGCCTCCTGGGCCGCCTTCATAGGCGAGTTGCAGGCCGGGCACCACAACCGCCCCTGA